The following are encoded in a window of Pseudoalteromonas tetraodonis genomic DNA:
- a CDS encoding patatin-like phospholipase family protein: protein MKSQNSTTPHSCNNSVQPKVALIAEGGGQRGIFTAGVLDAWLEQEYDPFDLFIGTSAGSQNLTSYLARQKGYAKRLIRGLSRHKRFFQLGRGLMGKHIVDLDWYFDKTTEVNRALDFKTAKASLGDRELLITATNARDRKPYFLSPTGEGQQWRELLKASSALPFLYKQGVKLTPWLNALAANELGKTEIQSESDFYLDGGLAAPLPVREAYNRGARKIVVIRTVDEAFQAQSAWVSKLKSFVEVSGYCPKTIDYLLQHEQAYEDELAFIANPPKDVEIIQIFANQKLYSKLLGSSNDDLRFDYKLGLAAGHNYLKNHHPDQDDYKHSYIA from the coding sequence GTGAAATCTCAAAATAGTACGACACCCCATTCATGCAACAACTCAGTGCAGCCAAAAGTAGCGCTGATAGCAGAAGGTGGCGGACAACGAGGGATATTTACCGCGGGTGTACTCGATGCTTGGTTAGAGCAAGAGTATGATCCGTTTGACTTATTTATTGGCACATCTGCAGGCTCTCAAAACTTAACAAGCTATTTGGCGCGTCAAAAAGGCTATGCTAAACGCCTGATCAGAGGCCTTTCGCGTCATAAACGTTTTTTTCAATTAGGTCGCGGCCTAATGGGTAAACATATTGTTGACCTAGATTGGTACTTTGATAAAACTACCGAAGTGAACAGAGCGCTTGATTTTAAAACCGCAAAAGCCAGTTTAGGTGACCGTGAGCTATTAATTACTGCAACTAATGCCCGTGATCGCAAACCTTATTTTTTATCCCCAACAGGGGAAGGCCAGCAATGGCGAGAGCTATTAAAAGCGTCAAGTGCACTGCCATTTTTATATAAGCAAGGTGTAAAATTGACGCCGTGGTTAAATGCATTAGCCGCAAATGAATTAGGTAAGACCGAGATACAGTCAGAGTCTGATTTTTACTTAGACGGTGGCCTTGCCGCACCGCTTCCTGTACGCGAAGCATATAATCGTGGCGCACGCAAAATTGTGGTTATACGCACCGTTGATGAAGCCTTTCAGGCTCAATCAGCATGGGTAAGTAAATTAAAATCATTTGTTGAAGTATCTGGCTATTGCCCAAAAACAATAGACTACTTATTACAACATGAGCAAGCTTACGAAGATGAGTTAGCATTTATTGCTAACCCACCAAAAGATGTAGAAATAATCCAAATTTTTGCAAATCAAAAGTTGTATAGTAAGTTATTAGGCAGCTCAAATGATGACTTACGATTTGACTATAAACTTGGTTTAGCAGCAGGCCATAACTACTTAAAAAACCATCACCCAGATCAGGATGATTATAAACACAGCTACATAGCGTAG
- a CDS encoding LLM class flavin-dependent oxidoreductase gives MLSTIPFSLLELAPMPKGATVSDTLNKSTAYAQKADELGFNRFWLAEHHNMPGIVCAATSILVGHIAGNTKKIRVGSGGIMLPNHAPLVVAEQFGTLESLYPGRIDLGLGRAPGSDPVTSRALNNDISRAENFPNEVSELQTLLGPYEGTKRVRAIPGENTNVPIWLLGSSLFSAQLAAQKGLPYVFAGHFAPRFVHDAVALYKREFKPSNVLAKPYVMLALPLVAADTDEEAQYLSTTSKQRVLSLIRGDELWLKPPVETMEGLWSEQERAHVESFLGLSVTGGPASIKHKLEMIVNQLGVDELIFTNDLFDNEKRHKALEILMQIKHG, from the coding sequence TTGTTATCAACTATTCCTTTTTCGTTATTAGAACTGGCGCCTATGCCTAAAGGCGCCACTGTGAGTGACACCTTAAATAAAAGTACAGCCTATGCACAAAAAGCTGATGAGCTCGGTTTTAACCGTTTTTGGTTAGCCGAGCATCATAATATGCCTGGGATTGTTTGTGCGGCTACTTCAATTTTGGTGGGGCACATAGCCGGTAACACTAAAAAAATACGCGTAGGGTCGGGTGGAATTATGTTACCTAATCATGCTCCTTTAGTTGTTGCTGAGCAATTTGGCACCTTAGAAAGTTTATACCCAGGTCGAATTGATTTAGGGTTAGGGCGCGCTCCAGGTAGCGATCCTGTGACAAGTCGTGCATTAAATAACGATATCAGTCGTGCTGAAAACTTTCCTAATGAAGTGAGCGAGTTACAAACATTATTGGGCCCTTATGAGGGAACTAAGCGCGTGCGAGCAATACCTGGTGAAAACACCAATGTTCCCATTTGGCTTTTAGGTTCAAGTTTATTTAGTGCGCAGTTAGCTGCACAAAAAGGATTACCCTATGTATTTGCGGGGCACTTTGCACCGCGTTTTGTGCATGATGCAGTAGCCTTGTATAAACGAGAATTTAAACCATCAAATGTATTAGCTAAGCCTTATGTCATGTTGGCATTACCTTTAGTGGCTGCAGATACAGATGAAGAAGCACAGTACTTATCAACTACATCCAAACAGCGAGTGTTATCGTTAATTAGAGGCGACGAGTTGTGGTTAAAACCCCCAGTAGAAACAATGGAAGGTTTGTGGAGCGAACAAGAGCGCGCTCATGTTGAGAGCTTTTTAGGGTTAAGTGTTACCGGTGGGCCAGCCAGTATTAAACACAAGCTAGAAATGATTGTAAATCAATTAGGGGTTGATGAGCTTATATTCACCAACGACTTATTTGATAATGAAAAGCGCCATAAAGCGCTTGAAATTTTAATGCAAATAAAACATGGATAA
- a CDS encoding MarR family winged helix-turn-helix transcriptional regulator: protein MNSSLANTLFALMQNYRVTIREAINAGELGLNAMHVRCLHIIAATPQCTANDIVNQTQRDKAQIARLVKELLALNLIHKNASEHDKRCFILSFTAQGCTLYDKLLNAEQHVNAQMCKNLNPQQINDFLDTAQQMIKNMD from the coding sequence ATGAACTCTTCATTGGCCAATACATTATTTGCTTTAATGCAAAATTATCGCGTTACCATACGCGAAGCCATTAATGCAGGTGAGCTTGGATTAAACGCGATGCATGTGCGTTGTCTGCATATTATTGCAGCGACACCTCAGTGCACTGCTAACGATATTGTGAATCAAACCCAACGCGACAAAGCCCAAATAGCACGGTTAGTGAAAGAACTGCTCGCGCTAAACTTAATTCATAAAAATGCCAGTGAGCATGACAAGCGTTGTTTTATTCTGTCGTTTACCGCACAAGGGTGCACGCTTTACGACAAATTATTAAACGCTGAGCAGCATGTAAATGCCCAAATGTGTAAAAACTTAAACCCACAGCAAATCAATGACTTCTTAGATACAGCTCAGCAAATGATCAAAAATATGGATTGA
- a CDS encoding LexA family protein — protein MFVIPIYIEAGVCGFESPAAQYTELGVSLDELLIKHPDATFIGIASGCSMQEIGIFEGDLLLVDRAEIPKDGDVIVANLNGLFVCKLLDKTNARLLSASSAYKPVQLTESDEFQLEGVVTRSIRLHRQSPELLSCMP, from the coding sequence ATGTTTGTTATTCCCATTTATATAGAGGCCGGTGTATGCGGATTTGAGTCACCTGCAGCACAATATACAGAGCTTGGCGTTTCACTTGATGAGTTATTAATAAAGCACCCTGATGCCACGTTTATTGGGATAGCATCTGGGTGCTCTATGCAAGAAATTGGTATTTTTGAGGGCGACTTACTGTTGGTTGACCGTGCAGAAATACCAAAAGATGGCGATGTTATTGTGGCTAACTTAAATGGTTTATTTGTATGTAAGCTGCTTGATAAGACCAATGCACGCTTGCTATCAGCCTCTTCTGCTTATAAGCCGGTGCAATTGACTGAATCAGATGAGTTTCAGCTTGAAGGCGTGGTAACTCGCTCTATTAGGCTGCATCGACAAAGCCCTGAGTTACTTTCATGTATGCCTTAG
- a CDS encoding siderophore-interacting protein produces MGKKVRKATVLSTKQITPHLQRIIVGSDEFNDLSAQYIGNYVKVLIPQNGRVDFNIKTTCMRSYTIRHVDEHTGALTLDFVINMHQGPATNWAKEAKVGDEVGIAGPGPKKLDNYDHSYYLLLGDLTSVNAIKGYVQQLPINAKIDAIIHAPTKDDVISLDSSRDVTWLITNNPDTDMINALKSLPLSEQQPIVFMALEAGLVRKAKTILTDELAIPRSQIVASGYWKKGLDSEAYKLKRQHAAAKNS; encoded by the coding sequence ATGGGTAAAAAAGTACGCAAAGCAACCGTATTAAGCACAAAGCAAATAACCCCACATTTACAACGCATTATTGTCGGCTCAGATGAGTTTAACGACCTGAGTGCGCAATACATTGGTAACTATGTAAAGGTGCTTATTCCACAAAATGGCCGCGTTGACTTTAATATTAAAACTACGTGTATGCGTTCATACACTATAAGACATGTTGATGAGCACACTGGTGCACTTACCCTCGACTTTGTGATAAATATGCACCAAGGTCCAGCCACTAATTGGGCTAAAGAAGCAAAAGTAGGCGATGAAGTGGGTATAGCAGGGCCAGGCCCTAAAAAGTTGGATAACTATGATCATTCATATTATCTATTACTTGGCGATTTAACTTCGGTTAATGCAATTAAAGGCTACGTGCAACAATTGCCTATAAACGCAAAAATTGACGCGATTATCCATGCACCAACAAAAGATGATGTGATTAGCTTAGACTCCTCGCGTGATGTAACGTGGTTAATAACAAATAACCCCGATACAGATATGATAAACGCATTAAAATCGCTACCACTTAGTGAGCAACAACCTATTGTATTTATGGCACTTGAAGCCGGATTAGTCCGTAAAGCAAAAACCATATTAACTGATGAATTAGCTATACCGCGCAGTCAAATTGTTGCATCGGGCTATTGGAAAAAAGGACTTGATTCAGAAGCTTATAAACTAAAGCGCCAACACGCTGCGGCTAAAAATAGCTAA